The Staphylothermus marinus F1 genome has a segment encoding these proteins:
- a CDS encoding aldehyde ferredoxin oxidoreductase family protein, producing the protein MYGWWGRILRIDVSKRKYVVQELDPSIYSNYIGGRGLAVKILWDELVPGVDPLSPYNKLVIASGPLSGLPLPSSGKLVVASKSPLTNGYGDGNIGTMASVHLRKAGYDAIVLEGASDKPIYLYIENDNVEFMDADDLWGRDTFDAEDKLVREHGRNIGVLLIGPAGENLVRYATIVSMKGRSGGRPGMGAVMGSKKVKAIVIKGTKNPPIADEKKLRELSEASYKEILSKENYDFWIRQGTMATIVWSNENSVLPTMNFREGVWEYYDTISGDLMEKLKVERRGCPYCNMQCGNVILDEKGEKSELDYENVAMLGSNILLPDLRKVAELNKLADMYGIDTISLGNSLGFIMEASEKKLIREKVEWGDYGEVKELVKDIAHRRGLGAFLAEGVWRMSLSLGREAQDFAMHAKGLEVSAYNCHAAPGMALAFATSPIGAHHKDAWLIGLEVKMDRFAYNREKVEKLIFLQRVRGGMFESLTTCRLPWVELGLNLDYYPKILSATTGIEWSMDDIYRVADRIYTLIRAFWIREYNGWSRIMDYPPMRWFKHPLTKGPFAGVKLDISKYDKMLSIYYEIRGWDERGVPKKETLEKLDLKDVIPVLDSIVGLR; encoded by the coding sequence ATGTATGGTTGGTGGGGTCGGATTCTCAGAATAGATGTGTCTAAGAGGAAATATGTTGTTCAAGAACTCGATCCCAGTATTTATAGTAACTATATAGGTGGCAGGGGTCTTGCAGTTAAGATTCTATGGGATGAGCTGGTGCCTGGAGTAGATCCTTTATCTCCATATAATAAATTAGTAATTGCATCAGGGCCATTATCGGGTTTACCTCTACCTAGTAGTGGTAAACTAGTTGTTGCTTCTAAGAGTCCGTTAACTAATGGTTATGGTGATGGAAACATAGGTACTATGGCTAGTGTTCATCTTAGAAAAGCTGGTTATGACGCAATAGTATTAGAGGGTGCTTCAGATAAGCCTATCTACTTATATATTGAGAATGATAATGTCGAGTTCATGGATGCAGATGATCTATGGGGTAGGGATACTTTTGATGCAGAAGATAAACTTGTCCGAGAACATGGTAGAAACATTGGTGTTCTCCTAATAGGTCCTGCAGGCGAGAATCTTGTAAGATATGCTACAATTGTTTCCATGAAAGGTAGGAGCGGTGGAAGACCGGGTATGGGTGCGGTTATGGGTTCCAAGAAGGTTAAGGCAATAGTAATTAAAGGCACAAAGAACCCCCCAATTGCTGACGAGAAAAAACTTAGAGAGCTCAGCGAGGCCTCATATAAGGAAATATTATCTAAGGAAAACTATGATTTCTGGATTAGACAGGGTACAATGGCAACTATTGTTTGGAGCAATGAAAACAGCGTATTACCAACCATGAATTTCAGAGAGGGTGTTTGGGAATACTATGATACAATCAGCGGTGATCTCATGGAGAAACTAAAAGTTGAGAGAAGAGGATGCCCATACTGTAACATGCAGTGTGGAAACGTTATATTAGATGAAAAAGGTGAGAAGAGCGAGCTAGACTATGAAAATGTTGCAATGCTTGGAAGCAACATCTTATTGCCTGATTTGAGAAAAGTCGCTGAACTCAACAAGTTGGCGGATATGTATGGAATAGACACTATTTCTCTAGGAAATAGTTTAGGCTTCATTATGGAGGCCTCTGAAAAGAAGCTTATTAGAGAGAAAGTTGAGTGGGGAGACTATGGAGAAGTCAAGGAACTAGTTAAAGACATAGCTCATAGGCGGGGATTAGGAGCTTTTCTAGCAGAAGGAGTATGGAGAATGTCGTTATCTCTCGGCAGAGAAGCACAAGATTTTGCAATGCATGCAAAGGGATTAGAAGTATCAGCATATAACTGTCATGCAGCCCCAGGCATGGCATTAGCTTTTGCCACATCACCTATAGGAGCACACCACAAAGATGCATGGCTCATTGGTTTAGAAGTTAAAATGGATAGATTCGCCTATAATAGGGAGAAGGTTGAGAAACTAATATTCCTGCAAAGAGTTAGGGGAGGAATGTTTGAATCACTAACAACTTGTAGGCTTCCATGGGTTGAGCTAGGATTAAACCTGGATTATTATCCTAAAATATTATCAGCTACAACAGGCATTGAGTGGAGCATGGATGACATATACAGAGTTGCCGATAGAATATATACATTGATCAGAGCATTCTGGATAAGAGAATATAATGGATGGAGCCGTATAATGGATTATCCGCCGATGAGATGGTTTAAGCACCCATTAACCAAAGGCCCGTTTGCAGGCGTTAAACTAGATATTAGCAAATACGATAAGATGCTAAGTATTTACTATGAAATACGTGGATGGGATGAAAGAGGGGTCCCGAAGAAAGAAACTTTGGAGAAGCTAGACTTAAAAGATGTTATCCCAGTATTAGACAGCATTGTTGGGCTAAGGTAA
- a CDS encoding DUF120 domain-containing protein, which produces MPIKLKGKIVSGLGVGAKYVQLYRGVFNKYLGIDPYPGTLNIDIGQDFFIYTKKLKAKIIPPPRKGLGCVLAYPGILMGIKIYVIKPCITNHGRNILEIISDKNLRKTLNLKDNDIVEIIIYDEEDYSYI; this is translated from the coding sequence ATGCCAATTAAGCTCAAAGGGAAAATAGTGAGCGGGTTAGGTGTTGGAGCAAAATATGTCCAACTATATCGTGGAGTCTTCAATAAATATTTAGGAATAGATCCTTATCCTGGAACTCTAAATATAGATATAGGCCAAGACTTTTTTATCTATACCAAGAAACTAAAAGCAAAAATAATTCCTCCCCCTAGAAAAGGACTAGGATGCGTACTAGCATATCCAGGCATACTCATGGGGATAAAGATCTATGTTATAAAACCTTGTATAACGAATCATGGACGGAACATTCTAGAAATAATCTCAGATAAAAACCTACGGAAAACACTTAATCTAAAAGATAATGATATCGTTGAAATAATTATTTATGATGAGGAAGACTATTCTTACATTTAA
- a CDS encoding ATPase domain-containing protein: MCSNVKLSITNDLLEGMNKPSVIVIRGPIGSGKSLFISTLINEYIERGMGKANVLLFMVDSMSFFRTAEFYRVPIRKHLENGVLEVNEITSLPMEERRIDSIMEIITGSCMRNKNGLVIIYPAGIAFMGLSKSKLAGLVGVINECKKKYGVKMILSFNKEISKGIREIFESIADYVFSLSIEIPEAGKPRRFITVIKPLRELLGVSRTAEIDIVLGKGMEIVNYGILRQYDAILDISDRVKTSIEWFDKLTNGIVKGTSILIAGPSGAGKTNLLLTIGYGIARNNNKVLFISFEEPPGQLIATMKSLGYNYEEVRDNMKIVGINPRTITLNSLFRVVTEHMNTSYNIIMLDGLHAIWKEFGERYHRFLRDLVYYVKSIGGIIFLSKVLIEREKEKTYTWLSTIVDGIIELGLERINNEYKRYICIKKLRYHKVKSRCYKYHISNGVFIEI; this comes from the coding sequence ATGTGTTCTAATGTTAAATTGAGTATAACTAATGATCTTCTAGAAGGAATGAATAAGCCAAGTGTAATTGTAATAAGAGGCCCAATAGGCTCTGGTAAAAGTTTATTCATTTCGACTTTGATCAACGAATACATCGAGAGAGGAATGGGTAAAGCGAATGTTTTATTATTCATGGTTGATAGTATGTCATTTTTCAGAACAGCTGAGTTCTACAGAGTTCCTATTAGAAAACATTTAGAAAATGGAGTTCTCGAAGTAAATGAGATCACCTCTCTACCCATGGAGGAACGTAGAATTGATAGCATCATGGAAATAATTACTGGATCATGCATGCGTAATAAAAATGGATTAGTAATAATATACCCTGCTGGTATCGCATTTATGGGGCTTTCAAAAAGTAAGCTCGCAGGCTTAGTTGGAGTAATTAATGAATGCAAGAAAAAATATGGTGTCAAAATGATTTTATCCTTCAATAAAGAAATTAGCAAGGGGATTAGAGAAATATTTGAGTCGATAGCTGATTATGTGTTTTCACTATCTATTGAAATACCTGAAGCTGGGAAGCCGAGGCGATTTATTACCGTTATTAAGCCTCTCAGAGAATTATTAGGAGTTTCTAGAACAGCAGAAATAGACATAGTTCTTGGAAAAGGTATGGAGATAGTAAATTATGGTATATTAAGACAATATGATGCTATACTCGATATATCCGATAGAGTAAAGACTTCTATTGAATGGTTTGATAAGCTTACAAATGGAATAGTTAAGGGGACATCAATATTAATAGCGGGTCCTTCTGGAGCAGGTAAAACAAATCTTTTATTAACCATAGGATATGGAATAGCTAGAAACAATAATAAAGTCTTATTTATTAGTTTTGAAGAGCCCCCCGGACAACTCATAGCTACAATGAAGTCGCTTGGATATAATTATGAAGAAGTCAGGGATAATATGAAAATTGTCGGAATTAATCCTAGAACCATAACCTTAAATTCATTATTTCGTGTAGTTACAGAGCATATGAATACAAGTTATAATATCATAATGCTTGACGGTCTCCACGCAATATGGAAAGAGTTTGGGGAAAGATATCATAGATTTCTACGTGACCTAGTATACTATGTTAAAAGCATTGGTGGAATAATATTTTTATCAAAAGTCCTTATCGAGCGTGAGAAAGAGAAAACATATACATGGCTTAGCACAATCGTAGATGGAATAATTGAGTTAGGGCTTGAAAGAATAAATAATGAATATAAGAGATATATTTGTATTAAGAAATTAAGGTATCATAAAGTAAAATCTCGTTGTTACAAATACCATATAAGTAATGGTGTATTCATAGAAATCTAA
- a CDS encoding deoxyuridine 5'-triphosphate nucleotidohydrolase, which yields MVVLRPEDIKSLIGLSDESLDCSGIKLTLKTIYVPETVGELRVDGRVLPEYEELRCDPMCRLSSGAYIVRYNEYVKIPNGYMGLVFPRSSLLRMGATIYTAVWDPGYEGQGIGLLAVFNKQGIVLEKNVQLAQLVLFKMSGETMFSYKGTYLGEKEA from the coding sequence ATGGTTGTTTTACGGCCTGAAGATATTAAATCCTTAATTGGTTTATCTGATGAATCATTGGATTGTAGTGGAATAAAGCTTACGTTAAAGACTATATATGTTCCTGAGACTGTTGGTGAGCTTAGGGTTGATGGGAGAGTTCTGCCCGAGTATGAGGAGTTAAGATGTGATCCTATGTGTAGGCTTAGTAGTGGGGCATATATTGTTCGGTACAATGAATATGTGAAGATACCTAATGGATACATGGGTCTAGTATTTCCTCGTTCCTCATTGTTGAGAATGGGTGCTACAATATATACGGCAGTATGGGATCCGGGCTATGAAGGCCAGGGGATAGGGTTGTTGGCTGTATTTAATAAACAAGGAATAGTTCTCGAAAAGAATGTTCAGTTAGCTCAACTTGTACTATTCAAGATGAGTGGTGAAACCATGTTTTCATATAAGGGAACATATCTTGGCGAGAAAGAAGCTTAG
- a CDS encoding DUF58 domain-containing protein codes for MPTRICRRASLASKLSRAHFSNLMYGVIPSRIKGPGFEYVDLREYSPGDDIRFIDWRASARMIKPDGDYRLMVKEHLLERLVNNIVVLDYSKSMLYGDKIESAIYVLTGFLSIAHSLGDIIDLIILHGEKPLIKHGLNPLEAINFSLNTICKVDPSGSIDLIKLSNYVKNLRNRETLLLITDYAHYPIEFEVLATTTHAMNTGLGIVLVSTMLELNPPSLDGYHVFYDLEKLGSELKTMVSEYYRAVKTHIIKTKTVLAKTRTPYIEIKGLKDAMYKKLRLLKLYSITRIRYKRY; via the coding sequence ATGCCTACAAGGATATGTAGAAGAGCAAGTTTAGCATCAAAACTGTCTAGAGCTCATTTTAGTAATCTAATGTATGGTGTAATACCTTCTAGGATTAAGGGTCCTGGCTTTGAATATGTTGATTTAAGAGAGTATTCTCCGGGAGACGATATTAGGTTCATAGATTGGAGAGCATCTGCTAGAATGATTAAGCCTGACGGTGATTATAGATTAATGGTTAAAGAACATTTATTGGAGAGACTAGTAAATAACATTGTTGTCTTAGATTATTCTAAATCAATGCTATATGGTGACAAGATAGAATCAGCTATATATGTGCTTACAGGGTTTCTAAGCATAGCTCATAGTCTGGGAGATATAATTGATTTGATAATTTTACATGGAGAAAAACCCTTGATAAAACATGGGCTAAATCCTTTAGAAGCAATTAATTTTTCACTAAATACTATATGTAAAGTAGATCCTAGTGGAAGCATTGACCTAATCAAACTCTCGAACTACGTTAAAAATCTTAGAAATAGAGAAACACTATTATTAATTACAGACTATGCACATTATCCAATAGAATTCGAAGTATTAGCAACAACAACCCACGCCATGAATACTGGTTTAGGCATAGTACTTGTATCTACAATGCTCGAACTGAATCCTCCGAGCTTAGATGGATACCATGTATTCTATGATCTAGAAAAACTAGGTTCAGAATTAAAAACAATGGTGAGCGAATACTATAGAGCTGTTAAGACCCATATAATAAAAACTAAGACAGTCTTGGCTAAGACCAGAACACCATATATCGAGATTAAGGGATTAAAAGATGCTATGTATAAGAAGCTTAGATTATTAAAGCTATACTCTATAACTCGTATCAGATATAAAAGATACTAA
- a CDS encoding AAA family ATPase encodes MDIDEISEKINMVIKEIHKAIIGYDYELKLLLASLLSDGHVLLEGVPGIAKTTIARALVRVLGLEERRKYFIENIPFTGFSRIQFTPDLMPSDITGSLIFNPVTREFEPRLGPIFSYIVLADEINRATPRTQSAMLQAMQEREVTIGDKTYKLEYKDKGKFFFVIATENPIEQEGTYPLPEAQLDRFMMRIIMGYPKSLEEEKNIYKLHAYRIVEPVEDLEKIVTPDWVVEAQKTISKEIMVSDTMLDYIARIIRATRPEILKSIKKYFELGASPRAGIMLVKVSKALAAIRGSDKVEYVDLEKALFPVLNHRVIPNIDLVIEYGGDFEARMRVIREGLKHAVEAVT; translated from the coding sequence ATGGATATAGATGAGATAAGTGAAAAAATAAATATGGTTATAAAGGAGATTCATAAAGCAATAATCGGCTATGATTATGAATTGAAGCTTCTTCTAGCATCACTCCTATCCGATGGACATGTATTATTAGAAGGTGTTCCAGGCATTGCTAAAACAACTATTGCAAGAGCACTGGTTAGAGTATTAGGTCTTGAGGAGAGAAGGAAATACTTCATAGAGAATATACCATTTACAGGATTTTCACGTATACAATTCACACCTGATCTTATGCCAAGCGATATAACGGGTTCTCTAATATTTAACCCTGTAACCAGAGAATTTGAGCCAAGACTTGGCCCTATATTTTCATATATCGTATTAGCTGACGAGATAAACCGTGCAACACCTAGAACACAATCAGCAATGCTTCAAGCAATGCAGGAGAGAGAAGTAACCATAGGTGATAAAACATATAAGCTTGAATACAAGGATAAAGGTAAGTTCTTCTTTGTAATAGCCACCGAGAACCCGATCGAGCAAGAAGGAACATATCCATTACCAGAGGCACAACTTGACCGCTTCATGATGAGAATAATTATGGGTTATCCAAAAAGTTTAGAGGAAGAAAAGAACATCTATAAATTACATGCATATAGAATTGTTGAGCCAGTAGAGGATCTAGAAAAAATAGTTACACCGGACTGGGTGGTTGAAGCACAAAAAACAATAAGTAAGGAAATCATGGTTTCCGACACCATGCTAGACTATATTGCACGGATAATTAGAGCAACTAGGCCCGAGATACTAAAAAGTATTAAGAAATACTTTGAATTAGGAGCAAGCCCCAGAGCAGGTATAATGCTAGTAAAAGTATCCAAAGCACTAGCAGCTATTAGAGGTAGTGATAAAGTAGAATATGTTGACCTTGAAAAAGCTTTATTCCCAGTTCTTAACCACAGAGTTATACCAAACATCGATCTTGTAATAGAGTATGGTGGAGACTTCGAGGCTAGGATGAGAGTGATAAGGGAAGGACTAAAGCATGCGGTCGAAGCTGTTACGTAG
- a CDS encoding vWA domain-containing protein gives MLEYPIIIYIIPLILFAMYVLLRWGRRRVLGKIYSFNHPLTQYISSYIRKQHSIKWYLNIALATTVIVLIMFSLTLPYTIIPKYVKTTQTLEAKISLQRKPPVVIVLDTSGSMKGDKIITAVNAVKKFIDQTIDYVLIGLITFNDHVRIAIPPTSDQELLYKKLGEIKAFGGTIYSKPLEIAYEWLVPFAEFNLSPTIIFVTDGLPFAQDTPLYREVVYKCARYNITIYPIFIETPGMNIYENIMAKQRLREIANITKGQFYNVKQTNNLINIFEKLAEKTVSKAGNYILTSNINYKIDVKNYVVEPYILATFLVFFANMILRSLLYKSTL, from the coding sequence ATGCTTGAATACCCTATAATAATTTATATCATACCGTTAATCCTGTTCGCTATGTATGTATTATTAAGATGGGGAAGAAGAAGGGTTCTAGGCAAAATTTATTCTTTTAATCATCCGTTAACACAGTATATTTCGTCCTATATTAGAAAACAACATAGTATCAAATGGTATTTGAACATAGCATTAGCCACCACAGTAATTGTATTAATAATGTTTTCGCTAACACTACCATACACTATAATACCCAAATATGTGAAGACCACACAAACACTTGAAGCCAAGATTAGCTTGCAGAGAAAACCCCCTGTAGTAATTGTTTTAGATACATCTGGCAGCATGAAAGGCGATAAAATCATAACAGCAGTTAACGCTGTAAAAAAATTTATTGATCAAACAATAGACTATGTATTAATTGGCCTAATAACGTTTAATGACCACGTAAGAATAGCTATACCCCCAACAAGTGATCAGGAGCTTCTATATAAGAAGCTTGGAGAAATAAAAGCTTTCGGCGGAACAATATATAGTAAGCCACTAGAAATAGCATATGAATGGTTAGTCCCCTTTGCCGAATTCAACTTATCTCCAACAATAATATTTGTAACTGACGGCCTACCTTTTGCTCAAGACACCCCCTTATATAGAGAAGTAGTATATAAATGTGCTAGATACAATATAACAATATACCCTATCTTCATCGAAACACCGGGAATGAATATCTACGAGAACATAATGGCTAAGCAGAGACTACGAGAAATAGCAAATATCACGAAGGGTCAATTCTATAATGTAAAACAAACAAATAATCTAATCAATATATTCGAAAAACTCGCTGAGAAAACAGTATCAAAGGCTGGAAACTATATTTTGACAAGTAATATAAACTATAAAATCGATGTTAAGAACTATGTTGTCGAACCGTATATTTTAGCAACCTTCTTAGTTTTCTTCGCAAATATGATCCTGAGATCACTGCTTTATAAATCAACTCTCTAA
- a CDS encoding vWA domain-containing protein, whose translation MIKLLHPEMTNVMLIIIPILTLLYIYVYSRRRTLLKLLNQRDNILWHIIQASKIASIILLLLASTLPVTVQTIQFTVHGNPEETEIKRVMYNITALHVLLIDESKSMQYTDGTNITRFVRALNFTYRYMNYLSPKDKLLIIGFSEYPRKICLGNITFCHPKLLELSPDKRYSDLSAALAYAYSYVTASQYPAIIVIVSDGAYNEGGDPYDEIVSINKSGYPVLFVRIGLDKRADQLVEELTASNIYVININQFTEKLLNKLTEDAARQMRLEAFISKKLLEVKVSKEVVYPYPTIYLLVASLVLFLASRIEGY comes from the coding sequence ATGATTAAACTATTGCATCCAGAAATGACCAATGTTATGTTAATTATTATACCAATACTGACACTCTTATACATATATGTTTATTCTAGGAGAAGAACCCTTCTAAAACTATTAAATCAGAGAGATAACATATTATGGCATATAATTCAAGCCTCCAAAATAGCATCAATAATATTATTACTCCTAGCATCAACGCTTCCAGTTACTGTTCAAACAATACAGTTTACAGTACATGGAAACCCTGAAGAAACAGAGATCAAGAGAGTAATGTATAATATAACAGCATTACACGTTTTATTAATAGATGAATCAAAAAGCATGCAGTATACTGATGGAACCAACATTACAAGATTTGTTAGAGCTTTGAATTTTACCTATAGGTATATGAATTATTTATCACCTAAAGATAAATTATTGATCATTGGATTCTCAGAATATCCTAGAAAAATTTGTCTAGGAAACATAACGTTTTGTCACCCCAAATTATTGGAGCTTTCCCCCGACAAAAGATATTCTGATCTAAGCGCGGCACTAGCTTATGCATACTCATATGTTACCGCATCACAGTATCCAGCTATAATAGTTATAGTTAGTGATGGAGCATATAATGAGGGCGGAGACCCATATGATGAAATAGTTTCAATAAACAAGTCTGGATATCCAGTATTATTTGTTAGAATAGGATTAGATAAACGAGCCGACCAATTAGTCGAAGAGCTTACGGCTTCTAATATATATGTTATAAACATTAATCAGTTCACTGAGAAATTACTGAATAAGTTGACGGAAGATGCTGCTAGACAGATGAGGTTGGAAGCATTTATATCTAAGAAACTATTAGAAGTGAAGGTTTCGAAAGAAGTAGTCTATCCATATCCAACAATTTACTTGTTAGTTGCGAGCTTAGTTTTATTTCTAGCATCACGTATTGAGGGGTACTAG
- a CDS encoding aldo/keto reductase, whose amino-acid sequence MSRFPIDYSDRKPIGKTGETVTAIGLGTWAIRDYSKAYNAFVYAIENGIDNIDTAEMYDGGKAEEFVGRVVRAVGKDKVFVTTKMLPHHLVSSDEVLKAAKASLKRLGLSEVDLFLIHWPNESLTIEEQVRNFEIVYEEGLARYIGVSNFNVYELEKAIHATRKAEIVVDQVHYSVLTKDIEKDLLPYVIKNSITIQAYTPLERTRVSHHPTIIEIAKKINRTPVQVALNYLISRPNVVAIPKTENIEHIKEIIGAMGWRLREEEINILENI is encoded by the coding sequence ATGTCTAGATTTCCCATAGATTATAGTGATAGAAAACCGATTGGAAAAACTGGTGAAACAGTCACAGCTATAGGGCTTGGAACATGGGCTATTAGAGATTATTCAAAAGCTTATAATGCTTTTGTATACGCTATAGAAAATGGTATTGATAATATTGATACTGCTGAAATGTATGATGGTGGAAAAGCTGAAGAATTCGTTGGCAGGGTTGTTAGAGCGGTTGGAAAAGATAAAGTATTTGTGACCACTAAAATGCTTCCACATCATCTCGTATCATCTGATGAAGTATTAAAAGCCGCTAAAGCAAGTCTTAAGAGGCTTGGTCTTAGCGAAGTCGATTTATTCTTAATCCACTGGCCCAATGAGAGTCTAACCATAGAAGAACAAGTAAGGAATTTTGAGATCGTTTATGAGGAGGGACTAGCTAGATATATAGGTGTGAGCAACTTCAATGTATATGAGCTTGAAAAAGCTATTCATGCTACTCGAAAAGCAGAGATAGTAGTTGACCAAGTCCATTATAGTGTTTTAACAAAGGATATTGAGAAGGATCTGCTCCCATATGTTATTAAAAACAGTATAACGATTCAAGCATATACACCATTAGAAAGAACCCGTGTATCTCATCATCCAACCATAATAGAGATAGCAAAGAAAATAAATAGAACACCTGTACAGGTAGCACTAAACTATCTAATCTCTAGACCCAACGTCGTTGCCATACCAAAAACTGAGAATATAGAACACATAAAGGAAATAATCGGAGCTATGGGATGGAGACTCAGAGAAGAAGAAATTAACATACTAGAAAATATTTAA
- a CDS encoding sulfite exporter TauE/SafE family protein: MGLEVLMLIANIISGLVIAILSTMAGIGGGAFMIPYFYFIGLPINEAVGTSKFVIVFISLFGTINYLRLRKVMVKQGIMILIGMIPASYLGAYLVSIIDNRILRLIISVFILFYSIRLIYGFLKKKFGKIKTSTAQQHVGENYIVDKPSVAVLIGLLSGFVAGLTGTGGGVVNMPLFLSVMKIPVHFAVALSTFVIFPSSVAAAIRHALNNDINYFIGLPFVLGAVIGANIGPRIATKTHSQHLRLFIGLILFYAGIRMLYSTIF, encoded by the coding sequence ATGGGTTTAGAAGTTTTGATGTTGATTGCTAACATTATTAGTGGATTGGTGATCGCCATTCTTTCAACAATGGCTGGTATCGGTGGAGGCGCATTCATGATCCCTTATTTCTATTTTATAGGTTTGCCTATAAATGAAGCGGTTGGTACAAGTAAATTCGTTATCGTCTTCATATCATTATTTGGTACAATAAATTATCTTAGACTCCGAAAAGTCATGGTTAAACAAGGAATAATGATATTGATAGGTATGATTCCCGCCTCATACTTGGGTGCATATCTTGTTAGCATAATAGATAATAGAATTCTTAGGTTAATTATATCCGTATTTATTTTGTTCTACTCTATACGGTTAATCTACGGGTTTCTAAAGAAAAAATTTGGAAAGATAAAAACTAGTACTGCACAACAACATGTTGGTGAAAATTATATAGTAGATAAGCCTTCTGTTGCTGTATTAATTGGTTTATTATCTGGGTTCGTAGCTGGTTTAACCGGTACTGGTGGGGGAGTTGTTAATATGCCTCTTTTTCTATCGGTCATGAAGATTCCTGTTCATTTTGCTGTTGCACTGTCTACGTTTGTAATATTTCCTTCATCTGTAGCTGCAGCTATACGTCACGCGTTAAATAACGATATAAACTATTTTATTGGCTTACCATTTGTTTTGGGAGCGGTAATTGGTGCAAATATTGGGCCTAGAATAGCTACTAAAACGCATTCTCAGCATTTGAGGCTTTTTATAGGATTAATTTTATTTTATGCTGGAATTAGAATGCTTTATTCAACAATATTTTAG